The sequence cacatgacagactcacagtcacatgacagactctcagtcacatgacagactctcagtcacatgacagactctcagtcacatgacagactctcagtcacatgacagactgcAGCTGCAGATTTCTAATGTTTTATTGACTGAATCTCATCTCAGGTACAACACATGTCCAGCAAAGCGCGACAAGGGTGAACAGcttgtgtttacatttaaaCAGCATTATCCTTCActagcagggggggggggggggggggggggggggggggggggggggggcatgagacAGCATTATCCTTCActagcggggggggggggggacatgacATGAGACAGGATTATCCtctatataaaaaagaaaaccctctcCCTACTACAGGCGCGTGAAGATCGGAGGGAACAATACTCGATACATTCTGTatcgtgtttttttcttcttgagaTGTGAGAGATGATATTCATCCCCCGCagtccaaacaaacaaatacagagagGCAGAACCGGAGCACGTTTACAGCGATGCACaagaacatttgaaaaaagataatgtaaaaataaacaaaaacacaaactaaatagaaagaaagcagagaaaCCCTCAATTCCCAAAGGtactctacccccccccccccccccctctccctccttcttttttttatagtatCATACAGCAAAAGACATTCAGAAGAGCAGACCGGAGTGATAGAAAACACTCATGCAAAGAAAGCCTTGTTCACACGTAGTCACGAACACGGGAAATCATCTGGAACCCCGACGCTGTCGACCGTCAGCCGTCGGggtttgtttcttcttgtttttatcgaggatgttgttattgttgtttgcTGTTTCTCTACAGACTTTTGATTTGCTACCGTTCTTGATAAAAACAAGTGTGACGGTTCTTCTGACTAGACCGAGCCTCCCAGTGCTCCGAGTGGCCCCGGGGGACCCGACAGTCTATTACCACCAGTCCTGGTTTTGAGGACCCCCGTTGACCCAAAGGAAAGTCCTGCTGGGAGGACTTCAGCAGAAGAGCCACAGGAACGAGCTCAGGTTGATAttccataatatatatatattttttttaaaggcgtgatgattttctttttttcttcttttttttttggcatctgttcttattcttttttaaatctgataTATTTGTCTACTTTTACAATCATGTTCTACGCGGCAAACAATGAAAGAGTTTcattccaaaataaataaaatacctcaACATGATGGCAGCTATTAAAATAAAGTCTACTATGGGTAATTATTAAAGTTATAGTAAGAcctttatttacaaaaacagtTCTGTTTTATTAACAATCATCTGTGATATGAACAGATTTTTTTACATGTTCACATTTTGGAATGAAACCCTTCaatttttaagatttttttcattttttttcagtgtATATGCACATATAATCCATGTTGATGCAGTCTCCCAGTAAAAGTTATTTAATATCATAAATGGTCTCGCCGTAGTCTTTTTCTTTCGCGggtatatttttgtatatggGGAGATCTCTACACAGACAACATGTATTTACGAAGGTAATCCAGTATCCACGGTTACAGTTCTTCTGAGCGGATCACGTGGAACAGCGTGACGTTGTAGAGCACCTGGTGGCCGTTGTTCCAGGCGTAGAGGGCTCGGTCACGCGGGTTGTAGTCCAGCATGGAGATGTGCGAGTACTTATTCTGGAAGGCGATGTCGATGTACTCGTAGGTGGAGGAGTTGGTGGAGTAGGCGTAGTACACCTTGGTGCCTCCCGAGTATCCGTTGGTGACGTACAGCGTGCCGCAGATCATGAAAGACTCGCCGGCACTCCTCTTGGGGTGGTTGGTGGTCCAGCTCTTGACGATCTGCAGGGTGTTGGGGTTCAGCTTGCTGAGCACGATGTTGCCGGCGTTCTGGTTGGTGGCGTAGACGGCCCACAGGCCTCCCTCGTCCACCATCAGGTCGATGTCGGAGTGGCCGCCCCAGGCGTAGTGATACGCGTTGTTGAAGCCGGCGTAGTCCAGCTGCCGGGACTtgctgatggaggaggtgcGGAAGTCGAACTTGATGATCACGTGGCTCTGGAACTTGTTGAAGTAGATGGAGCCGTTGTAGACCACCTGACCCGTGCCCGACCACGGGTGGGGCAGCCGGTGGGACGTGAAGTTGTCCGACGTCATGAAGTCCTGCATGGACTTGTACTCGCGCACGAAGCGGTTGTTGTGGTAGCCGTCCATGTACCAGACCTGCGCGCCACGAGAGGGATGAAGGAGCGTTAGCGTTAGCATACAGGAGCTGGAGGAAAGACACAACCTCGGCAGCGTGCCGAGAACGCACAAATCTTTCAGAACTAAATCAATCCCGCCACTCAACAGGCATCCCAATTAAGTCAGCGTGACAGGCGCAGGGTGGCGTGAGCGGAGCCCCGCGGGGTTAATGCCCTTCATTCCAGATCTAAGGCTCAGCTGCTTCCTGCCGGCCGGGCGGCGAGCTCTTGCTTCCGGAAGCCAACACCTCCTTTGTCTCAGAGGGACTGAAACACCTGAAGCACTTCCTCTACCTGCTGTGATTGACTTAAAGAATGATTCATATCAGGAAAGAAGGTCTCAGAGGAGAAACAAACTAGctatgaagacagagagatgaaaagaaatggaGCAGAACTGTCGGCTCCCGTCAATTTAGTTCGTTCCCCTCTCTCCGCCCGCCCCTTTGATAATCACATCTTTCATGTGTTCGCTTCAAAATGTATtagtttctaaaaaaaaaaaaaagttgccttTACAGTTTGCTGATATCATCTCAGTCAGCAGTagtttctctcctctgctgccggaatatttaaaaatacagcCTGTGTTGTCATGACGATGAGCCTGCAGGACGCACACTGTGAGTGTAGACCCGCATGCTGTGAGTCCTTCTCTAGTTTCCTCTCCCATGTGGCAAAGGGACTCCTGTCTCTTATTAATGCCTCTCATAAAGCCGGCGCGCTCAGAGCATCGAGCCGCCGGGCTTCTTCCTGAAGACCCTATGGATCCATCTCTGGCCTTTCACGGAGCTCTAGTGGTCCAAGCCAACAGAAAGCACAATCAGAGGGATCGTCAGCAGATAAAAAGGAGCGTGACCCACTAACACAAACCCCCGTTAGTATTGAGGCTCTTCCTTTAGAGTCGGCTTCATGTTTACTGCACCGTGCTCGTGTTAATACTCTCAGTCTGCTCATCAAAGATTAGTCTGCAGGTTAATATATTTACATCACACTGTAGAAGACGGAGGCCATTATggacatatttacatttgatcaCCTTTCTGTGGATCATAACTCAAAACTCTGGCATGCTTACCCGCGTATCTCCTTCAGGGGCCAGCGGGTCCGTCATCCAGGAGCCGAACCGGGATCCGGAGGTCTTGATGGTGATGGGCTCGCTGATGCCCGTCAGCTTGCCACACGCTGCACAGGGTAAAGAAGTGAGACGGGACAGCGAACACATCCGGGTACTTAAAACCCCCTTTTCATTTACTGGAGACGGGTTGAGGGAGTCGGCGTCCGGCGCGTCGCTCTCGCATCACGTGGTCAACGCGTGCCGACGCCTGCTCGAGGAACCGGGAGCGCCGCTGCGTGTGCTGCCAGCGAGCGTTAATCAGTGTGGATTGTAAATGGGAAGTTGAGTAAACTGACACGATGATTCTGACGAGTTAATTTTATCCCGCGAACGTAATGAGTCGCTCCGATGTGCTAATTTAAAGAGCGGCGCTGTGACGGGCGGCTCACTACCTCCTCGGCCCATtacctcctcattgtgtgtgtgtgtgtgtgtgtgtgtgcagcacatgTGAACACATGGTCACATGAGCAGCATCTACTATATCCAGTGGGGGGTTGAGTCCCTTACGTAACCCTCAGTGGGATTAGAGGCCACAGTTGTACGTTGGCCattgatttatttcataatgtttCTATCTTTAGATTACACGACTATCGCAGGCTGGATCTACATTCTGGAGATGCACGCGGGGTCCAAGCCCCTTTTGGCCTGGATTTGCCCGGGTCGGAGCAAATG is a genomic window of Cyclopterus lumpus isolate fCycLum1 chromosome 12, fCycLum1.pri, whole genome shotgun sequence containing:
- the LOC117740442 gene encoding noelin isoform X2 yields the protein MQPASKLLSLVLLIFMGTEFTQVLPANPEESWQVYSSAQDSEGRCVCTVVAPQQSMCSRDARTKQLRQLLEKVQNMTQSIQVLDQRTQRDLQYVEKMEVQLRGLETKFRQVEENHKQNIAKQYKAIKAKMEELRPLIPVLEEYKADAKLVLQFKEEVQNLTSVLSELQEEMGAYDYEELHSRVSNLEERLRACMQKLACGKLTGISEPITIKTSGSRFGSWMTDPLAPEGDTRVWYMDGYHNNRFVREYKSMQDFMTSDNFTSHRLPHPWSGTGQVVYNGSIYFNKFQSHVIIKFDFRTSSISKSRQLDYAGFNNAYHYAWGGHSDIDLMVDEGGLWAVYATNQNAGNIVLSKLNPNTLQIVKSWTTNHPKRSAGESFMICGTLYVTNGYSGGTKVYYAYSTNSSTYEYIDIAFQNKYSHISMLDYNPRDRALYAWNNGHQVLYNVTLFHVIRSEEL
- the LOC117740442 gene encoding noelin isoform X1 produces the protein MSVPLLKIGVVLSTMAMITNWMSQTLPSLVGLNTTKLTAAQGGYPDRSTGVLPANPEESWQVYSSAQDSEGRCVCTVVAPQQSMCSRDARTKQLRQLLEKVQNMTQSIQVLDQRTQRDLQYVEKMEVQLRGLETKFRQVEENHKQNIAKQYKAIKAKMEELRPLIPVLEEYKADAKLVLQFKEEVQNLTSVLSELQEEMGAYDYEELHSRVSNLEERLRACMQKLACGKLTGISEPITIKTSGSRFGSWMTDPLAPEGDTRVWYMDGYHNNRFVREYKSMQDFMTSDNFTSHRLPHPWSGTGQVVYNGSIYFNKFQSHVIIKFDFRTSSISKSRQLDYAGFNNAYHYAWGGHSDIDLMVDEGGLWAVYATNQNAGNIVLSKLNPNTLQIVKSWTTNHPKRSAGESFMICGTLYVTNGYSGGTKVYYAYSTNSSTYEYIDIAFQNKYSHISMLDYNPRDRALYAWNNGHQVLYNVTLFHVIRSEEL